In Paroedura picta isolate Pp20150507F chromosome 6, Ppicta_v3.0, whole genome shotgun sequence, one genomic interval encodes:
- the TSKU gene encoding tsukushi, with translation MPFPVWLRLLLLFPGISTTKTCFPGCHCEVESFGLFDSFSLTKVDCSGIGPHIVPVPLPLDTTSLDLSSNGLQAINESMLMGPGYTTLVSLDLSNNHISRVTSATFSRLRYLESLDLSHNALVGLPDECFSKSPLGDVDLSHNLLLEISTRAFGSKGQGKPINVDLSNNLIGAVLRHPDKAVPNIQSLSLSGNRLRTIPNLQGIPLRYLNLDANPVPSIEKHAFSGMKDLIHLSLSGLHDLSSVSPHSFRDVPALQVLDLSNNPNLRSLEAEVFHGLSALQELNLAGTGVAASLSKAMLKYLPSIKSITLGKNVKCLKTIREGLYHRQAGLTTKEVLSCHDGQGSVAITPYGL, from the coding sequence ATGCCTTTCCCCGTCTGGCTCCGCCTGCTCCTGCTGTTTCCCGGCATCAGCACGACCAAGACCTGCTTCCCCGGATGCCACTGCGAAGTGGAGAGCTTTGGCCTCTTCGACAGCTTCAGCCTCACCAAGGTGGACTGCAGCGGCATCGGGCCCCACATcgtccccgtccccctccccctggacacCACCTCCCTGGATCTGTCGTCCAACGGACTGCAGGCCATCAACGAGTCCATGCTGATGGGCCCCGGCTACACCACGCTGGTCAGCCTCGACCTGAGCAACAACCACATCTCCAGGGTCACGTCTGCCACTTTTTCACGCCTCCGCTATCTTGAGTCTTTGGACCTGAGTCACAACGCGTTGGTCGGCCTTCCCGACGAGTGTTTCTCCAAGTCGCCCCTGGGGGACGTCGACCTGAGTCACAACCTGCTCCTGGAAATCTCGACAAGGGCCTTTGGCTCCAAGGGGCAAGGGAAACCCATCAACGTGGACCTCTCCAACAACTTGATCGGCGCGGTCTTGCGGCACCCGGACAAAGCCGTCCCCAACATCCAGAGCTTGAGTCTGTCTGGGAACAGGTTGAGGACCATCCCGAACCTCCAAGGGATCCCTCTCCGGTACTTAAACCTGGACGCGAACCCGGTGCCGTCCATTGAGAAGCACGCGTTCTCCGGGATGAAAGACCTGATCCACTTGTCACTCAGCGGCCTTCACGATCTGTCAAGCGTCTCCCCACACAGCTTCAGAGACGTGCCTGCTCTCCAAGTCCTCGATCTGTCCAACAACCCCAACTTGAGGTCCttggaggccgaggtcttccacGGCTTGAGCGCTCTGCAGGAACTCAACCTGGCCGGCACGGGCGTGGCAGCCTCCTTGTCGAAAGCCATGTTGAAATACCTGCCTTCCATCAAGAGCATCACGCTGGGGAAGAACGTCAAGTGCCTGAAGACCATCCGCGAAGGCCTTTACCACAGACAGGCGGGGCTGACCACGAAAGAGGTCCTCAGCTGCCACGACGGCCAAGGGTCGGTCGCCATCACGCCCTACGGGTTGTGA